One window from the genome of Frankiaceae bacterium encodes:
- a CDS encoding sigma-70 family RNA polymerase sigma factor has translation MRMQAALDTTRTDTVRVEIIGDIDDRAAPVVAVVGSACRQAGPTVVLDLRGVTLLDADGVAVLDEARRIAEEAGRSFVLANPSRQVFAALRDAGDELFACVRAPRALQVVREGETDVEALIRDHRGLAERLAGRFAGRGQPLEDLRQVAYLGLVTAAQRYDATREVQFSTYAQATITGELKRYFRDHAWTLHVARPVQELYLAVRSASEDLTHRIGRTPTPSELAAHLGVSEEQVIESLEARSALRVASLDAPRGDDEDGWYDQPAVEDGYRMVEERAWLVPALEALPERERAILKLRFFDGLPQSAIAAKVGISQMHVSRLLARSLQQLRAAANA, from the coding sequence ATGCGGATGCAAGCAGCACTGGACACGACGCGTACGGACACCGTGCGCGTCGAGATCATCGGCGACATCGACGACCGGGCAGCGCCCGTCGTCGCCGTCGTGGGCTCGGCCTGCCGCCAGGCAGGCCCGACAGTCGTACTCGACCTCCGCGGCGTCACACTGCTCGACGCGGACGGCGTCGCCGTCCTCGATGAGGCGCGGCGCATCGCCGAGGAGGCGGGGCGGTCGTTCGTGCTCGCCAACCCGTCGCGGCAGGTGTTCGCGGCGCTCCGGGACGCCGGCGACGAGCTGTTCGCCTGCGTCCGCGCGCCCCGGGCGCTGCAGGTCGTCCGCGAGGGCGAGACCGACGTCGAGGCGCTCATCCGCGACCACCGCGGCCTCGCCGAACGCCTCGCCGGCCGCTTCGCGGGCCGCGGGCAGCCGCTCGAGGACCTGCGCCAGGTGGCGTACCTCGGGCTCGTCACCGCCGCGCAGCGCTACGACGCGACGCGGGAGGTGCAGTTCTCGACGTACGCGCAGGCGACCATCACCGGCGAGCTGAAGCGGTACTTCCGGGACCACGCGTGGACGCTGCACGTCGCACGCCCCGTCCAGGAGCTGTACCTCGCCGTACGGTCGGCGAGCGAGGACCTCACGCACCGCATCGGCCGTACGCCGACGCCCTCCGAGCTGGCCGCGCACCTCGGCGTCTCGGAGGAGCAGGTCATCGAGTCGCTGGAGGCGCGCTCCGCGCTGCGCGTCGCCTCGCTCGACGCCCCGCGCGGCGACGACGAGGACGGCTGGTACGACCAGCCGGCGGTCGAGGACGGCTACCGGATGGTCGAGGAACGCGCGTGGCTCGTGCCGGCGCTCGAGGCGCTGCCCGAGCGGGAGCGGGCGATCCTCAAGCTGCGGTTCTTCGACGGGCTGCCGCAGTCGGCGATCGCGGCGAAGGTCGGCATCAGCCAGATGCACGTGTCGCGGCTGCTCGCGCGGTCGTTGCAGCAGCTGAGGGCTGCCGCGAACGCCTGA
- the galK gene encoding galactokinase, giving the protein MNATTTAFAPGRVNLIGDHTDYTGGLACPMAVDLGTTTTLERGGDEVRIVSDQQPLQAVVPLDVADPMLVRPRWARYVAGVVSVVRPEAGGTGTMTSTVPVGAGMSSSAALELSVALALGFRGTPFELATACQRAEHAAVGVPCGLLDQLASACGRADHAMVVDFTTLGVEHVPLPPGCEVVVVHTGVARELAGSEYADRRADCERAAAEVGPLAGATRDDVERIEDERLRRRARHVVTENARVRAFATALRAGDLPSAGRLMGESHASLAADFEVTTGALDTLAARLAALPGVFGARMTGAGFGGCVVALGIPGAVTEGWRVRAVDGARVVS; this is encoded by the coding sequence ATGAACGCGACGACGACGGCTTTCGCGCCGGGGCGGGTCAACCTCATCGGTGACCACACGGACTACACCGGTGGTCTCGCCTGCCCGATGGCAGTCGACCTCGGCACGACGACGACGCTGGAGCGCGGGGGCGACGAGGTGCGGATCGTCTCCGACCAGCAGCCGCTGCAGGCCGTCGTCCCGCTCGACGTCGCCGACCCGATGCTGGTGAGGCCGCGGTGGGCGAGGTACGTCGCGGGAGTCGTGTCCGTCGTACGTCCCGAGGCCGGCGGCACCGGCACGATGACGTCCACGGTGCCGGTGGGCGCGGGCATGTCGTCGAGCGCGGCGCTGGAGCTGTCGGTGGCGCTGGCGCTGGGGTTCCGGGGGACGCCGTTCGAGCTCGCGACGGCCTGCCAGCGCGCCGAGCACGCGGCGGTCGGCGTGCCGTGCGGCCTGCTCGACCAGCTCGCCTCGGCCTGCGGGCGCGCGGACCACGCGATGGTCGTGGACTTCACGACGCTCGGCGTCGAGCACGTTCCGCTCCCGCCCGGCTGCGAGGTCGTCGTCGTGCACACCGGCGTCGCGCGCGAGCTGGCCGGGTCCGAGTACGCCGACCGCCGCGCCGACTGCGAGCGTGCCGCCGCCGAAGTCGGCCCGCTCGCGGGGGCGACGCGCGACGACGTCGAGCGGATCGAGGACGAGCGGCTGCGCCGGCGGGCGCGGCACGTCGTGACGGAGAACGCCCGCGTCCGCGCGTTCGCGACGGCGCTGCGCGCGGGCGACCTGCCGTCGGCGGGCCGGCTGATGGGCGAGAGCCACGCCAGCCTCGCGGCCGACTTCGAGGTGACGACCGGTGCGCTCGACACGCTGGCGGCGCGGCTGGCGGCGCTGCCCGGCGTGTTCGGGGCCCGGATGACGGGGGCGGGCTTCGGGGGATGCGTCGTGGCGTTGGGGATTCCGGGCGCCGTGACCGAGGGTTGGCGCGTACGGGCCGTGGACGGGGCTCGCGTAGTGTCGTAA
- a CDS encoding VOC family protein: MIVDHVTLVVDDDAATAHHFREAYGLGSRGGAYLDHLGATSTAVPLTPPQSVEWLAVSDPAVAEGSPTGRMLLDALADGGGLVAWTVLVDDIDAVAARTGIAPYAGATRNTYTGTFRRWWTVTGAPHLPIFIAYDGPPHERVERWQAAYDMVGHTCAPGGFARIEVGGDAAELDDWLGPHDLPVAVVDGPPGLRAVHVATANGPVVLR; encoded by the coding sequence ATGATCGTCGACCACGTCACCCTCGTCGTGGACGACGACGCGGCGACGGCCCACCACTTCCGCGAGGCGTACGGCCTCGGCTCGCGCGGCGGCGCGTACCTCGACCACCTCGGCGCGACGTCGACCGCCGTGCCGCTCACGCCGCCACAGTCGGTCGAGTGGCTCGCGGTCAGCGATCCCGCCGTCGCCGAAGGCTCACCGACGGGCCGGATGCTGCTCGACGCGCTCGCGGACGGCGGCGGGCTCGTCGCGTGGACGGTGCTCGTCGACGACATCGACGCGGTCGCGGCGCGGACCGGCATCGCGCCCTACGCCGGCGCCACCCGCAACACGTACACCGGCACGTTCCGCCGCTGGTGGACGGTCACCGGCGCGCCGCACCTGCCGATCTTCATCGCGTACGACGGCCCGCCGCACGAGCGGGTCGAACGCTGGCAGGCGGCGTACGACATGGTCGGTCACACCTGCGCGCCCGGCGGCTTCGCGCGGATCGAGGTCGGTGGCGACGCGGCCGAGCTGGACGACTGGCTCGGCCCGCACGACCTGCCCGTCGCCGTCGTCGACGGCCCGCCCGGGTTGCGAGCGGTGCACGTCGCGACGGCGAACGGGCCTGTCGTCCTGCGCTGA
- a CDS encoding SDR family oxidoreductase, translating to MKTSLDGRVVVVLGASSGIGRATAARFAKQGATVVCAARGKRALDATVSEITQAGGRAFAIPTDAAERGQVDALARQTIAEHGRIDVWLNAVGIASYGAFEATPPEEFERVLRVNLLSHVWGAYAALPHLRESAGTLVGIASVFGTRSSPLLTSYCASKWGLRGFYDALRMELRHQREPVRVTTILPSSVDTPLFVHARSRLGTRPRPIPPVYDPEVVAAAIVRAARRPTREVVVGGAGAAYATVQRIAPALSDATSGLLWRLQHDDRADDAHDNLDEPVDGAGAVRGGWKGHVSQTSAYTALVGQRPWATRALVTGAGLLAYRRLRRCS from the coding sequence ATGAAGACATCGCTCGACGGACGGGTCGTCGTCGTACTCGGCGCGTCCTCAGGGATCGGCCGCGCGACCGCCGCGCGGTTCGCGAAGCAGGGCGCCACCGTCGTCTGCGCCGCGCGCGGCAAGCGCGCCCTCGATGCCACGGTCTCCGAGATCACGCAGGCAGGCGGCCGCGCGTTCGCCATCCCCACCGACGCCGCCGAGCGCGGCCAGGTCGACGCCCTCGCGCGCCAGACGATCGCCGAGCACGGTCGCATCGACGTCTGGCTCAACGCCGTCGGCATCGCGAGCTACGGAGCGTTCGAGGCGACGCCGCCGGAGGAGTTCGAACGCGTCCTGCGCGTCAACCTGCTCAGCCACGTGTGGGGCGCGTACGCCGCCCTGCCGCACCTGCGCGAGTCGGCGGGGACGCTCGTCGGGATCGCGAGCGTGTTCGGCACGCGCTCGTCGCCGCTGCTGACGTCGTACTGCGCGTCGAAGTGGGGCCTGCGCGGCTTCTACGACGCGCTGCGCATGGAGCTGCGGCACCAACGCGAGCCGGTGAGGGTGACGACGATCCTGCCGTCGTCGGTCGACACGCCGCTGTTCGTCCACGCGCGCAGCAGGCTCGGCACGCGCCCGCGGCCGATCCCCCCGGTGTACGACCCCGAGGTCGTCGCCGCGGCGATCGTGCGCGCCGCGCGGCGCCCGACGCGCGAGGTCGTCGTGGGCGGGGCGGGAGCGGCGTACGCCACGGTGCAGCGCATCGCGCCGGCGCTCTCCGACGCGACGTCGGGGCTGCTCTGGCGGCTGCAGCACGACGACCGCGCCGACGACGCGCACGACAACCTCGACGAGCCGGTGGACGGCGCGGGCGCGGTTCGGGGCGGCTGGAAGGGCCACGTGTCGCAGACGAGCGCGTACACCGCCCTGGTGGGGCAGCGTCCCTGGGCGACCCGCGCGCTCGTGACCGGCGCCGGCCTGCTGGCGTACCGACGACTCCGGAGGTGCTCGTGA
- a CDS encoding DUF3072 domain-containing protein: MTEQQGTEVPEPETWQTGDEPPTGRQEAYLETLAREAGEEVPGGLTKAEASEKIDELRERTGRA; the protein is encoded by the coding sequence ATGACCGAACAGCAGGGCACCGAAGTCCCCGAGCCGGAGACGTGGCAGACCGGCGACGAGCCGCCGACCGGCCGGCAGGAGGCGTACCTCGAGACGCTGGCCCGTGAGGCCGGCGAGGAGGTCCCCGGCGGCCTCACGAAGGCCGAGGCGTCCGAGAAGATCGACGAGCTGCGCGAACGCACCGGACGCGCGTAG
- a CDS encoding DUF3592 domain-containing protein, giving the protein MNTRPRTAASLVALAAAYFINEGIYALMLVGSCSTPAGPGETPCPPGSEKYFFYLFFGIIVAMGAIFAGGSWFAFLSIFAAVGIGAIRAGMAPEAPEGTGWYFFFGLTFLLTPLSGLIALPFVGLKRLRAARLLSNGHTGTGTVLAIGDTGVTINGNPRVRLTFRIEPSDGVTPPFEATKTTTVSRVQLPRVGDRYPVWFDPDDHDKWAFATGPGTAAVEQPGLRKLVELAKRGAQPGVPAPQPQHVVGELNRLNELRLTGKITAEEFASRTADLLRA; this is encoded by the coding sequence ATGAACACGCGCCCCCGCACCGCCGCCTCGCTGGTCGCACTCGCCGCGGCGTACTTCATCAACGAGGGCATCTACGCCCTCATGCTCGTCGGGTCGTGCTCGACGCCGGCCGGACCGGGCGAGACCCCGTGCCCGCCGGGCAGCGAGAAGTACTTCTTCTACCTCTTCTTCGGGATCATCGTCGCGATGGGCGCGATCTTCGCCGGCGGGAGCTGGTTCGCGTTCCTCTCGATCTTCGCCGCCGTCGGCATCGGCGCGATCCGCGCGGGGATGGCGCCCGAGGCTCCCGAGGGCACGGGCTGGTACTTCTTCTTCGGGCTGACGTTCCTCCTCACGCCGCTGTCGGGGCTGATCGCGCTGCCGTTCGTCGGGCTGAAGCGCCTGAGGGCGGCGCGGCTGCTGAGCAACGGGCACACCGGCACAGGGACGGTGCTCGCGATCGGCGACACCGGCGTCACGATCAACGGCAACCCGCGGGTACGGCTGACGTTCCGCATCGAGCCGTCGGACGGCGTCACGCCGCCGTTCGAGGCGACGAAGACCACGACGGTCTCGCGCGTGCAGCTGCCGCGCGTCGGCGACCGCTACCCGGTCTGGTTCGACCCGGACGACCACGACAAGTGGGCGTTCGCGACGGGGCCGGGCACGGCCGCGGTCGAGCAGCCCGGTCTGCGCAAGCTCGTCGAGCTGGCGAAGCGCGGCGCGCAGCCCGGCGTCCCCGCGCCGCAGCCGCAGCACGTCGTCGGGGAGCTGAACCGCCTCAACGAGCTCCGCCTCACCGGCAAGATCACCGCCGAGGAGTTCGCGTCGCGGACCGCCGACCTTCTCCGCGCATGA
- a CDS encoding YbaK/EbsC family protein has protein sequence MHPSTERVVRAFADAGVRIDVVDIPEGAATAAAAAAALGVEVGRIANSLVFTAGGEPLLVMTSGANRVDTKAVGALLGATVKRADPETVRAATGFAIGGVAPAGFPAPVRVLVDEDLLSYDTVWAAAGTPHTVFETTGEELVRVTGGTAVKVTG, from the coding sequence ATGCATCCGAGCACCGAACGCGTCGTGCGCGCGTTCGCCGACGCCGGCGTACGCATCGACGTCGTGGACATCCCCGAGGGCGCCGCGACCGCGGCCGCCGCCGCGGCGGCGCTCGGCGTCGAGGTCGGCCGCATCGCCAACAGCCTCGTCTTCACCGCCGGCGGCGAGCCGCTGCTCGTCATGACGAGCGGCGCCAACCGCGTCGACACGAAGGCCGTCGGCGCGCTGCTCGGCGCGACCGTGAAGCGGGCAGACCCGGAGACCGTACGGGCGGCCACGGGCTTCGCGATCGGCGGCGTCGCGCCCGCGGGCTTCCCCGCGCCGGTGCGCGTGCTCGTCGACGAGGACCTGCTGTCGTACGACACCGTGTGGGCGGCCGCGGGCACGCCGCACACGGTGTTCGAGACGACCGGTGAGGAGCTCGTCAGGGTGACCGGCGGGACGGCCGTGAAGGTGACCGGCTAG
- a CDS encoding SDR family oxidoreductase produces the protein MGALDGTVALVAGATRGAGRGIAVALGEAGATVYATGRTTRGQRSEYDRPETIEETAELVTAAGGKGIAVRVDHLVPEEVRALVDRIRTDSGRLDLLVNDIWGGELLTQWNVPVWEHDLAGGLRMLRLAVETHLVTSHFALPLLIERPGGLVVEVTDGTAEYNATRYRLSAFYDLAKTSVTRLAFAQSKELAPYGCAAVSFTPGWLRSEIMLESFGVTEANWLDATTKTFDEPGADVDLAHFAISETPLYAGRAVAALAADPDRTRWNGQSVSSGQLAQVYGFTDVDGSRPDAWRYLVEVQDPGLPADVTGYR, from the coding sequence ATGGGTGCGCTCGACGGCACGGTGGCGCTGGTCGCGGGGGCGACGCGCGGCGCGGGACGCGGGATCGCGGTGGCGCTCGGCGAGGCCGGCGCGACGGTCTACGCGACGGGGCGTACGACGCGCGGGCAGCGGTCGGAGTACGACCGCCCGGAGACCATCGAGGAGACCGCCGAGCTCGTCACGGCCGCGGGCGGCAAGGGCATCGCGGTCCGCGTCGACCACCTCGTACCCGAGGAGGTCCGCGCGCTCGTGGATCGCATCCGTACGGACTCCGGCCGGCTCGACCTGCTCGTCAACGACATCTGGGGCGGCGAGCTGCTCACGCAGTGGAACGTGCCCGTCTGGGAGCACGACCTCGCCGGCGGCCTGCGGATGCTGCGCCTCGCCGTCGAGACGCACCTCGTCACGAGCCACTTCGCGCTGCCGTTGCTCATCGAACGGCCCGGCGGGCTCGTCGTCGAGGTGACCGACGGCACCGCCGAGTACAACGCCACGCGCTACCGCCTCTCCGCGTTCTACGACCTCGCGAAGACGTCGGTGACGCGGCTCGCGTTCGCGCAGTCGAAGGAGCTGGCGCCGTACGGCTGCGCGGCGGTGTCGTTCACGCCGGGGTGGCTGCGCTCGGAGATCATGCTCGAGTCGTTCGGCGTCACCGAGGCGAACTGGCTCGACGCGACGACGAAGACGTTCGACGAGCCGGGCGCCGACGTCGACCTCGCGCACTTCGCGATCTCGGAGACGCCGCTCTACGCGGGCCGCGCCGTCGCCGCGCTCGCCGCCGACCCCGACCGCACCCGCTGGAACGGCCAGTCCGTCTCCAGCGGCCAGCTCGCGCAGGTCTACGGCTTCACCGACGTCGACGGCAGCCGGCCCGACGCGTGGCGGTACCTCGTCGAGGTGCAGGACCCCGGCCTGCCCGCCGACGTGACGGGCTACCGCTGA
- a CDS encoding insulinase family protein: MQEPRWTEVDGVPVAWVDVAGPLRASLCFRVGMANETVPLRGVTHLVEHLALHGMHDRRYPLNGTTDLTETRFMSAGTPEETVEFLGTVCDRLGDLPAERVEVERQVLRAEADARTRSYRDTLLVWRYGAAGPGLAGIDEYGLRWLDAATVRWWAAQRFTRGNAILLLSGPPPAGLRLPLADGPAHPPVVAEATEAVIPGWFPTDCRGVAMSGVRPRRPGGNVAMAVLESELTRVLRFERGLTYSVGALSEALDATRSHVVYAADAHVDRHAELRDGFLEVVGRLADAGPDPAELERLIDRGGRGDADDHLLGYLFGLGADFAAGAPYESFELLDEAWRTMTPEGVTELVRAVADSALFMLPYDLGMPADIPAVPVTSPTTVAGRTFRGLARHEVLVVGDEGVSRVEHGHAVTVRWNETAATLWWGDGTRVVVGRDAFQVVVKPAEWEDGHDAVAAIDARAPRHAAVPMGEGKPPPPPGSWPAPTRTDNRAAAWFGLACGFGVALLFLVIGLDGPQPATEYSEEVTREDANLMIAVGAGGMALTLFLAWLKLRKRRRDRASQAEWRSVPS; this comes from the coding sequence ATGCAGGAGCCGAGGTGGACCGAGGTCGACGGCGTTCCCGTGGCGTGGGTCGACGTCGCGGGACCGTTGCGCGCCAGCCTCTGCTTCCGCGTGGGGATGGCCAACGAGACCGTCCCGCTGCGCGGCGTCACGCACCTCGTCGAGCACCTCGCGCTGCACGGGATGCACGACCGGCGGTACCCGCTCAACGGCACCACCGACCTGACCGAGACGCGGTTCATGTCGGCGGGCACGCCGGAGGAGACGGTGGAGTTCCTCGGGACCGTCTGCGACCGCCTCGGCGACCTCCCCGCGGAGCGCGTCGAGGTCGAGCGCCAGGTGCTGCGCGCCGAGGCCGACGCGCGGACGCGGTCGTACCGCGACACCCTGCTGGTCTGGCGGTACGGCGCCGCGGGGCCCGGGCTCGCGGGGATCGACGAGTACGGCCTGCGCTGGCTGGACGCCGCCACCGTGCGATGGTGGGCGGCCCAGCGCTTCACGCGTGGCAACGCGATCCTGCTCCTCAGCGGCCCGCCGCCGGCGGGGCTGCGCCTGCCGCTCGCCGACGGGCCCGCGCACCCGCCGGTCGTCGCCGAGGCGACCGAGGCGGTCATCCCCGGGTGGTTCCCGACCGACTGCCGCGGCGTCGCGATGTCGGGCGTGCGGCCGCGCCGCCCGGGCGGCAACGTCGCCATGGCCGTCCTGGAGAGCGAGCTGACCCGGGTGCTGCGCTTCGAGCGCGGGCTGACGTACTCCGTCGGCGCTCTCAGCGAGGCGCTGGACGCGACGCGGTCCCACGTCGTCTACGCCGCGGACGCCCACGTCGACCGGCACGCCGAGCTGCGCGACGGCTTCCTCGAGGTCGTCGGGCGGCTGGCCGACGCCGGCCCCGACCCGGCCGAGCTCGAGCGGCTGATCGACAGGGGCGGCCGCGGCGACGCCGACGACCACCTGCTCGGGTACCTGTTCGGCCTCGGCGCGGACTTCGCCGCGGGCGCGCCGTACGAGTCGTTCGAGCTGCTCGACGAGGCGTGGCGGACGATGACGCCGGAGGGTGTCACCGAGCTGGTGCGCGCCGTCGCCGACTCGGCGCTGTTCATGCTGCCGTACGACCTCGGCATGCCCGCCGACATCCCCGCCGTGCCGGTGACGTCGCCCACCACGGTCGCGGGGCGGACGTTCCGCGGTCTGGCCCGGCACGAGGTGCTCGTCGTTGGAGACGAGGGCGTGTCGCGCGTCGAGCACGGGCACGCGGTGACCGTGCGCTGGAACGAGACCGCCGCGACGCTGTGGTGGGGCGACGGCACCCGCGTCGTCGTGGGCCGCGACGCGTTCCAGGTCGTCGTGAAGCCCGCGGAGTGGGAGGACGGCCACGACGCCGTCGCGGCGATCGACGCCAGGGCGCCCCGGCACGCGGCCGTGCCGATGGGAGAGGGGAAGCCGCCCCCGCCGCCCGGCTCGTGGCCGGCGCCCACCAGGACCGACAACCGGGCCGCCGCGTGGTTCGGCCTCGCGTGCGGCTTCGGGGTCGCGCTGCTGTTCCTCGTCATCGGCCTCGACGGGCCCCAGCCCGCCACGGAGTACTCGGAGGAGGTGACGCGGGAGGACGCCAACCTGATGATCGCCGTCGGCGCCGGGGGCATGGCGCTGACGCTCTTCCTCGCGTGGCTCAAGCTGCGCAAGCGGCGCCGCGACCGGGCTAGCCAGGCCGAATGGCGTTCTGTACCCTCGTAG
- a CDS encoding acyl-CoA dehydrogenase yields MGHYKSNLRDIEFNLYEVLGTDERLGQGPYADMDMDTARNVLREVDRLATEDFAASFEEGDRTPPTFDAATGTVTLPPGLRKSLDAFFGGEWFRLDLPEHLGGYGAPASLRWACAELLCGANAPAFMYAVGPLFAKILDGIATDEQKERFVKPMIERHWGATMVLTEPDAGSDVGAGRTRALQQADGTWHIEGVKRFITSGDFDWPENIVHLVLARPEGHGPGTKGLSLFIVPKLWVDEDGSLGERNGVYVTNVEHKMGLKASATCEITFGDREPARGYLVGEVHDGIAQMFKVIEYARMMVGTKAIATLSTGYLNALDYAKTRVQGADMTKMLDKTAPRVEIIAHPDVRRMLMVQKAHAEGMRALVLYTATVQDRIEMGDASADALNDLLLPIVKGYGSETSYRLLADSLQVFGGSGYLQDYPVEQYIRDAKIDTLYEGTTSIQGLDLFFRKIVRDQGAALTALLSEVQEVAKGDAGNGALADQRAALATALEDVQAMVGSMVGYLQTGIEDPRNAYKVGLNTTRLLMSLGDLVIGWLLVRQAEVALARLGDGVGGADKAFYEGKVAAARFFTTSVLPELTARRRVVETTDLALMDLPVESF; encoded by the coding sequence GTGGGCCACTACAAGAGCAACCTCCGGGACATCGAGTTCAACCTCTACGAGGTGCTCGGCACCGACGAGCGGCTGGGCCAGGGGCCGTACGCCGACATGGACATGGACACCGCGCGCAACGTCCTCCGCGAGGTCGACCGGCTCGCGACGGAGGACTTCGCGGCGTCGTTCGAGGAGGGCGACAGGACGCCGCCGACCTTCGACGCGGCGACGGGCACCGTGACGCTCCCGCCGGGTCTGCGGAAGAGCCTCGACGCGTTCTTCGGCGGCGAGTGGTTCCGCCTGGACCTGCCCGAGCACCTCGGCGGCTACGGCGCCCCCGCCAGCCTGCGGTGGGCCTGCGCGGAGCTGCTCTGCGGCGCCAACGCCCCGGCGTTCATGTACGCCGTCGGCCCGCTGTTCGCGAAGATCCTCGACGGCATCGCGACCGACGAGCAGAAGGAGCGCTTCGTCAAGCCGATGATCGAGCGGCACTGGGGCGCGACCATGGTGCTGACCGAGCCGGACGCCGGCTCCGACGTCGGCGCGGGACGTACGCGCGCGCTGCAGCAGGCCGACGGCACGTGGCACATCGAGGGCGTGAAGCGGTTCATCACCAGCGGCGACTTCGACTGGCCGGAGAACATCGTCCACCTCGTCCTCGCCCGCCCCGAGGGCCACGGGCCAGGCACCAAGGGCCTGTCGCTGTTCATCGTGCCCAAGCTGTGGGTCGACGAGGACGGCTCCCTCGGCGAGCGCAACGGCGTCTACGTCACCAACGTCGAGCACAAGATGGGCCTCAAGGCCTCCGCCACCTGCGAGATCACGTTCGGCGACCGCGAGCCCGCCCGCGGGTACCTCGTCGGCGAGGTGCACGACGGCATCGCGCAGATGTTCAAGGTCATCGAGTACGCCCGCATGATGGTCGGCACCAAGGCCATCGCGACGCTGTCGACCGGCTACCTCAACGCCCTCGACTACGCGAAGACCCGCGTGCAGGGCGCGGACATGACGAAGATGCTCGACAAGACCGCGCCGCGGGTCGAGATCATCGCCCACCCCGACGTACGCCGGATGCTCATGGTCCAGAAGGCGCACGCCGAGGGCATGCGCGCGCTCGTCCTCTACACGGCCACCGTGCAGGACCGCATCGAGATGGGCGACGCCTCCGCCGACGCCCTCAACGACCTGCTGCTGCCGATCGTCAAGGGCTACGGGTCGGAGACGTCGTACCGGCTGCTCGCCGACTCGCTGCAGGTGTTCGGCGGCTCCGGCTACCTGCAGGACTACCCCGTCGAGCAGTACATCCGCGACGCCAAGATCGACACGCTGTACGAGGGCACGACGTCGATCCAGGGCCTCGACCTGTTCTTCCGCAAGATCGTGCGCGACCAGGGCGCGGCGCTCACCGCGCTGCTGTCCGAGGTGCAGGAGGTCGCCAAGGGCGACGCCGGCAACGGCGCCCTCGCCGACCAGCGCGCCGCCCTCGCGACCGCGCTCGAGGACGTCCAGGCGATGGTCGGGTCGATGGTGGGCTACCTGCAGACCGGCATCGAGGACCCGCGCAACGCGTACAAGGTCGGCCTCAACACCACCCGCCTGCTCATGTCCCTCGGCGACCTCGTCATCGGCTGGCTGCTCGTCCGCCAGGCCGAGGTCGCGCTCGCGCGGCTGGGCGACGGCGTGGGCGGCGCGGACAAGGCGTTCTACGAGGGCAAGGTCGCGGCGGCGCGGTTCTTCACGACGTCGGTGCTGCCCGAGCTCACGGCGCGGCGGCGCGTCGTGGAGACGACCGACCTCGCGTTGATGGACCTGCCCGTCGAGTCGTTCTGA
- a CDS encoding Glu/Leu/Phe/Val dehydrogenase dimerization domain-containing protein — protein sequence MGVFSENTGHEQVVFCQDPASGLKAIVAIYSTALGPALGGTRFYPYATEDDALHDVLNLSRAMAYKAACAGLDLGGGKAVIIGDPATDKSEALLRAYGRFVQSLNGRYFTACDVGTYVQDMDVVARECSYVTGRSPEHGGAGDSAVLTAYGVFQGMRAAAEHVWGKATLSGKRVGVAGVGKVGHHLVDHLVDDGASVVVADVSADAIARVQAQHPEVEAVAPDALVSEAMDVYAPCALGGALSDETVPVLQAQVVCGAANNQLDHPGIEKVLADRGVLYAPDYVVNAGGLVQVADEIEGFNFERAKSHAAKIFDTTKQVFAIAASEGVPPAVAADRFAERRMAEVGRLRGLYLRP from the coding sequence GTGGGCGTCTTCAGCGAGAACACCGGGCACGAGCAGGTCGTCTTCTGCCAGGACCCCGCCTCCGGTCTCAAGGCGATCGTCGCCATCTACTCCACCGCCCTCGGCCCTGCGCTCGGCGGGACGCGCTTCTACCCGTACGCCACCGAGGACGACGCGCTGCACGACGTCCTCAACCTCTCCCGCGCGATGGCGTACAAGGCGGCCTGCGCGGGCCTCGACCTCGGCGGCGGCAAGGCCGTCATCATCGGCGACCCGGCGACGGACAAGAGCGAGGCGCTGCTGCGGGCGTACGGCCGCTTCGTCCAGTCGCTCAACGGCCGCTACTTCACGGCGTGCGACGTGGGGACGTACGTCCAGGACATGGACGTCGTCGCGCGCGAGTGCTCGTACGTCACCGGCCGCTCCCCCGAGCACGGCGGCGCCGGCGACTCGGCTGTGCTGACGGCGTACGGCGTCTTCCAGGGCATGCGCGCGGCCGCCGAGCACGTCTGGGGCAAGGCGACGCTGTCCGGCAAGCGGGTCGGCGTCGCGGGCGTCGGCAAGGTCGGCCACCACCTCGTCGACCACCTCGTCGACGACGGCGCCTCGGTCGTCGTCGCGGACGTCTCCGCCGACGCGATCGCGCGTGTCCAGGCGCAGCACCCCGAGGTCGAGGCCGTCGCCCCGGACGCGCTCGTGTCCGAGGCCATGGACGTCTACGCGCCGTGCGCGCTCGGCGGCGCGCTGAGCGACGAGACCGTGCCGGTGCTGCAGGCGCAGGTCGTCTGCGGCGCCGCCAACAACCAGCTCGACCACCCCGGCATCGAGAAGGTCCTCGCCGACCGCGGCGTGCTCTACGCGCCCGACTACGTCGTCAACGCCGGCGGCCTCGTCCAGGTCGCCGACGAGATCGAGGGCTTCAACTTCGAGCGCGCCAAGTCGCACGCCGCGAAGATCTTCGACACGACCAAGCAGGTGTTCGCGATCGCGGCGTCCGAGGGCGTGCCGCCCGCGGTGGCCGCCGACCGGTTCGCCGAGCGGCGCATGGCCGAGGTCGGCCGGCTGCGCGGGCTGTACCTGCGTCCGTAG